The Pigmentiphaga aceris DNA segment TCTTGCGACGCGTGGGTGAGCGCAATCTCGCGGCCGTCGAAGGCCGGGTCGGCAATCGCGTCATGCGGCTGCTTGTCGATCAACAACAGCGACAGACCGCTGTTCGCCAGCGAGCGGGCCAGGCACAAGCCGGTCGGGCCGGCACCGACAATGGCGACATCCACGTTCATGCGCAATTCCTCCGAGTCAATCGGAGGAGTCTACCCGCGCCGCTTGCCGCGAGGCTTGATCCCCGTCATGGCAGCAGGGGCGTTCGGGCGTCGCGGTGACGTCCAGGCCCTTGCATCGTGACCGGACAATGCTGTCGCCAGACGCCCGTCGGGGCGGCCATCTCTGGCCGCCCCGACGGGTCGTGCTGCAAGTCGGCCGCGCGAAGCTCACCGTGACCGACCGCAACGCCTCGGAGGGGAGCGTCGCGGCCGGGCCACCGAACCTGGGGCCTGACCTGCTACTTGCTTATTGCACCTGCGTACTACCTAGTGCCTGAAACGCCTTACACCACCACGTTCAGCGTGACGTCGATGTTGCCGCGCGTGGCGTTCGAGTATGGGCAGACGATGTGCGCTTTCTGCACCAGGTCGTCGGCAACGCTCTTTTCCAGGCCGGGCAGCGAGATCGTGAGCGCGGCTTCGATGCCGAAACCGGTCGGGATCTGGCCGATGCCAACGGTGCCTTCGACGCTGACGTCAGCCGGCAGGGCGACTTTTTCTTTCGAGGCGACGAACTTCAGCGCGCCCAGGAAGCAAGCCGAATAACCTGCCGCGAACAGCTGTTCCGGGTTCGTGCCTTCGTTGCCGGCACCGCCGAGTTCACGCGGGGTGGTGAGCTTGACATCCAACACCTTGTCCGACGAGACGGCACGGCCTTCGCGGCCACCGGTTGCTTGAGCAGTTGCGCGGTACAGCACTTTTTCGATCGACATGGAAAAACTCCTTGGAGGTGGGTACAACGGGGCGATAAGAAAACGAGAATACACGTTTAGTTGCTTGCTATCTAATCGTGCACTACTTTAATGACAGAGAGATGCGGGTTCGGATGCTTCTCTGCCGTTTACATGTTTTCCGCCAGCTGCGTACGCAGGCGGTCCAGCTGATCTTTCATCTGCGTCAGTTCTTCAGGACTGCAAGACGACGCGCACATCACGGCTTCCGGCATGGCCTTGGCCTGTTCACGCAATGCGCTGCCGGCGTCGGTCAGCGTCACAATGACCTGACGTTCGTCGGATGCGGCGCGTGCCCGGCTGAGCAGACCCGACGATTCCATGCGCTTCAACAACGGGGTAAGCGTGGCGGAGTCCAGGAACAGACGTTCGCCGATTTCCGACACCGTCATGCTGTCGCGCTCCCACAGCACCATCAACACCAAGTATTGCGGGTAGGTGATGTCCAGCGGGCCAAGCAGCTTGCGGTACAGCTTGTTCATCGCCAGCGAAGTCGAATACAGCGTGAAGCACAGCTGCTGATCGAGTCGGGGCGTGTCGCTGTCGCGGCTACCGGGGGAAGGGCGTTTCGTCGTCATGGGAAGGATATTAAATAGTGCGCTATTTGATTGCAAGCGATTTTTAAATTTATCTGTTCAAGGGATTGTGACGAGGTGTGCCGCAGCGCGGGATTGTCCGCATGCCTCGCCGGGTGCATGGCTTGCTGCTCGCTTACAGTACCCATTGGGTAATCACGAGAGAGATTGATGACCGATTCCACGACTTTCCGCCAAGCGTCCGACCTGCTCTGGACCACTTGGCAAAGCGGTGGCCGTTTGAGCACTGGCTTGTCCGACGCCCTGCGCCCCACCAGCCGCAAAGACGGCTATGCCATTCAAGCGCTGCTGGATGCGCGCAGTGCCAGCCCGATCTTTGGCTGGAAAATCGCCGCCACCAGTACCGCAGGCCAGGCGCACATCGGTGTGGACGGCCCGCTTGCCGGCCGCATTCTGGCCGAACGCGTGCACCCGGACGGGGCCACGCTGTCACTGGCCAACAACCTGATGCGGGTCGCCGAATGCGAGTTTGCCTTCAGGATGGGGCGCACGCTGCTGCCACGTGTAGCGGCTTACACCCGTGGGCAAGTGCTGGAAGCTGTCGCCAGCCTGCATCCCGCCATCGAAGTGCCAGATTCGCGTTATGAAGCTTTCGAGAAAGTTGGTGTGGCGCAGCTGGCCGCCGACAATGCCTGCGCGCACGACTTTCTGCTGGGCGCGCCCACGCAAGCCAGCTGGCGCGGCCTGGACCTGGTGAATTTCACAGTCGAAGCCGTGGTGAACGACGGCCATCGGCACATCGGCAAAGGCGAAAACGTATTGGGTGACCCGGTGATTGCGCTGGTCTGGCTGGCCAACGAGTTGTCGTCGCTGGGCATTCCGCTGGAAGCCGGGCAGGTAGTGACCACGGGCACCTGCGTGAAGCCGATTCCTGTATCGCCGGGTGATGAAGTGAAAGCTGCCTTCGGGGAACTTGGGCGGATTTCGGTGCGCTTCGCCTGACAGCAGTGGGTGGGGTCGATGCGGTGATCTGGAGTCATCGACCATCACCTGCGCACCAACGCTTTACTCAATACCCGCCGCGTCCAGCGCAGCCTTGTCGCGCGCCTGCCGATACGCAATCCAGTCGTTGTGGTCGATGGCCACTGCATCCCCCAGAAAACGCGTGTCGATCGGGTAGTAATGCGCCTGGACCGCCAGGCCATCCAGCTGCAAGGCAATGCTGCGACGGACAAAACAACCATCCACCCCCGGCACATGCTCTTCGATCTCGTCCATCAAGGGCAGCAGGCTGGCGTCCACATCGAACACCTCGCCCAGCACCCCGGGCAGGGTGCCGTCATCGATCAGACCGGGCCAGCCACCAAAATCGACCAGCCGACCGGGGACCCGGGCCTGACCCAGTGTGCGCGGCGGTGGCAGCCCGCGAGATTCCGCGTGCACGGCCAAGTCGTTGGCTTCGCCGGAACGCAGGGTGCCGTAGGCAAAAACATGATGGCGCATGGTTGAGTGCAGCGTGGCCCGGGATGGATGACTTTTCATTCTAGCCACAATGCCGACAGGGCCAATCTGTGCGGCCAAGAGACTTGCCGGTAGCGAAATACCGGCGTTACATCGGGTTTCATCCCCCGCAAGCCGCATTCCTGCTGGCTCTGCGGCGGGTAAGTGCTGCAAGACCAAGCGCTACGCGGGCGTCCGGGCAGGCACCGCATCCGGCAACTTGAAGTGGCACGTGGCATCATGCCCGCCTGCTTCAATTTCCGGTCATTTTGCATGTCCCATCTTATCGTTCACGGTGGTCGCCCCCTGCGCGGCCAGATTCTGCCGTCCGCCAACAAGAACGCCGTGTTGCCGGTGCTGTGCGCCACCTTGCTGAGCGACAAGCCGATCAGGTTGCACAACGTGCCCGAGATCACGGACGTGAAAAAGATCCTGGATATTTTCCGTCTGCTGGGCAGTCAGGTGGCGGTCGACTTCAAGGCCGGCACGCTGGACCTGCATCATCAGCACACCAAATTCGACCCCCTGGTGCACCGCCTGCCGGAAGAAATGCGTTCGTCCATCATGCTGGTGCCGCCGCTGCTGGCCCGCTTTGGCGTGGCGCGCCTGGAAGACGACGTGAAAGGCTGCACGCTGGGTGTGCGCGAAATCGATCCGCACGTGGAAGTGTTCCGTCGCTTCGGCGGCGTGGTGGAACGCACCGCAGGTTCGCTGATCATTCGCACTGAGGCCACCTTGCAGGCCAACGACCACTGGCTGGATTACGCGTCGGTCACCACCACGGAAAACTTCGTGCTGGCCGCCGCATCGGCCAACGGCGTGTCCACCCTGACCAATGCTGCATGTGAACCGCACGTGCAGGAATTCTGCCGCTTCATGATGATGCTGGGCGTGCCGATCCAGGGCGTGGGCACCTCGCGCGTGACCGTGCAGGGTGGGGCGCAACTGGGTGGCGGTGAATTCCACTTCGAAGAAGATTTCCACGAAATCACCACCTTCCTGGCGCTCGGTGCCATCACCGACGGCGAAATCCGCGTCAAGAACACCGCGCCCACGCAATTCCCGCTGATCGACCGCACCTTCCAGAAATTCGGCATCGAGATCGAACACCGCGACGGCTGGAGCACCGCCCACCGCGACGGCCCGCTGAAAGTGCGCCAACCCTTCACCGCCAACACCCTGACCAAAGTCGAAGCCGCCCCCTGGCCATACTTCCCGGTCGACCTGCTGCCGATCTTCATCGCACTCGGCGTGCAGGCCCAGGGCAGCGCGCTGTTCTGGAACAAGGTCTACGACGGCGCACTGGGCTGGTCGGGCGAACTGTCGAAATTCGGCGCGCACGTGTTCCAGTCCGACCCGCATCGCCTGATCACCTTCGGCGGCTCGCCGCTGGTGCCGGCGGTCGTCGAAAGCCCCTACATCATCCGTGTGGCGATTGCCCTGTTGATGGTCGCGGCCAGCGTCGAAGGCGAATCGCAGATCATGAACGCCACCCCGATCCGCCGCGCGCATCCGGGCTTCATTGAAAACCTGCGCTCGGTGGGTGCGGAAGTGGAGTGGATGGCTGACGAGTAAAGGGCGGGGCAGTTTGATCTGGCGCAGCCCGGCTGACAGTCGGGCCGTCTATACTCGCGCGCCCCTTACTGCCTGGAACCTGTCATGACCGCAGCACTCACCTGTCCCCAATGCACGCTTGAAAACGTCTACCCGGACGGTGCGAATCATGTCTGCGCCGACTGCGGTTTCGAGTGGCCGTTGCATGCTGCTGACGCTGAAGAAGATGACGATGTCGTGGTGAAAGACGCCAACGGCAACGTGCTGGTCGATGGCGATTCGGTCGTGCTGATCAAAGACCTGAAGGTGAAAGGCTCGTCCATCGTGCTGAAAGTGGGCACGAAGGTGAAGAGCATTCGTGTGGTCGGCGGCGACCACGATATCGACTGCAAGGTCGATGGCGTGAGCTTCAGTTTGAAGTCGGAGTTCTTGCGCAAGGCGTGATCATCGACGCCCAGGCATCGCCACCCAAGCATCGCCCCCAGGCCGAACGCCCATCGGCCTGCCCGCCGTTCAACACGGCGGGCACCACCATCATCGTGATGGCCTGGTCTATTTAAGACCTTCCGCCGCCAGCGCCAAGCGCACGGCTGGCCGCTCCCGCATGCGCAGGTACCAAGCCTGCAGGTGTGACAGCGCATCGAAGTGAATATCGGCCCGGTAGACGGAAGCCAGCCACGGAGCTTGACCCCACTGGGTCAGCGCAAACAGATAAGCATCTGCCACCGTATAGGTGTCGCCCATCAGGTAAGGCCTGTCTGCAAGCTGCGCATCGATCCACGCGTAACGCTTTTCCAGTTTCGGCTTGGCATGCTCAACGCCATATTTGCCCGCCGCCACTGCATACAACAGCGGAATGAATCCCTTGTGGATTTCCGAGTTGATGAAGCCCAGCCACTCTTGCAGACGCAAGCGCTCACGCGTTCCGCCGTCTGGTGTCAGACGCAAGGCGGGCTGTAAGTCGGCCAGGAACTGCAAGATGGCCGGCCCTTCCCGCAGGACGTCACCGTCATCAAGCGCCAGTACCGGCACATAGCCAAATGGGCTGAGTTCGTAAAAGTCCCGGCCGTCTTCAGTGGTGTGCGTCTTGTGATCCACCTTGACCAGGGTGACGTCCAATCCCAGCTCGTGCATCACGATATGCGGAGCCAGCGAGCAGGCGCCAGGAATGTAGTAGAGCTTCATGTATGGGTATCCGGTAGCGATTGGAAAGCGTGTGAACCCCCTGGCCAGGAAGCTCCGCCATTTTAAAAGTCTGGGATAAAAAAGGAAGAAGGCAGTAAATTGTTATATAGGTACAAAAAATATA contains these protein-coding regions:
- a CDS encoding organic hydroperoxide resistance protein, which produces MSIEKVLYRATAQATGGREGRAVSSDKVLDVKLTTPRELGGAGNEGTNPEQLFAAGYSACFLGALKFVASKEKVALPADVSVEGTVGIGQIPTGFGIEAALTISLPGLEKSVADDLVQKAHIVCPYSNATRGNIDVTLNVVV
- a CDS encoding MarR family winged helix-turn-helix transcriptional regulator encodes the protein MTTKRPSPGSRDSDTPRLDQQLCFTLYSTSLAMNKLYRKLLGPLDITYPQYLVLMVLWERDSMTVSEIGERLFLDSATLTPLLKRMESSGLLSRARAASDERQVIVTLTDAGSALREQAKAMPEAVMCASSCSPEELTQMKDQLDRLRTQLAENM
- a CDS encoding 2-keto-4-pentenoate hydratase; the protein is MTDSTTFRQASDLLWTTWQSGGRLSTGLSDALRPTSRKDGYAIQALLDARSASPIFGWKIAATSTAGQAHIGVDGPLAGRILAERVHPDGATLSLANNLMRVAECEFAFRMGRTLLPRVAAYTRGQVLEAVASLHPAIEVPDSRYEAFEKVGVAQLAADNACAHDFLLGAPTQASWRGLDLVNFTVEAVVNDGHRHIGKGENVLGDPVIALVWLANELSSLGIPLEAGQVVTTGTCVKPIPVSPGDEVKAAFGELGRISVRFA
- a CDS encoding gamma-glutamylcyclotransferase family protein, with the translated sequence MRHHVFAYGTLRSGEANDLAVHAESRGLPPPRTLGQARVPGRLVDFGGWPGLIDDGTLPGVLGEVFDVDASLLPLMDEIEEHVPGVDGCFVRRSIALQLDGLAVQAHYYPIDTRFLGDAVAIDHNDWIAYRQARDKAALDAAGIE
- a CDS encoding UDP-N-acetylglucosamine 1-carboxyvinyltransferase; this encodes MSHLIVHGGRPLRGQILPSANKNAVLPVLCATLLSDKPIRLHNVPEITDVKKILDIFRLLGSQVAVDFKAGTLDLHHQHTKFDPLVHRLPEEMRSSIMLVPPLLARFGVARLEDDVKGCTLGVREIDPHVEVFRRFGGVVERTAGSLIIRTEATLQANDHWLDYASVTTTENFVLAAASANGVSTLTNAACEPHVQEFCRFMMMLGVPIQGVGTSRVTVQGGAQLGGGEFHFEEDFHEITTFLALGAITDGEIRVKNTAPTQFPLIDRTFQKFGIEIEHRDGWSTAHRDGPLKVRQPFTANTLTKVEAAPWPYFPVDLLPIFIALGVQAQGSALFWNKVYDGALGWSGELSKFGAHVFQSDPHRLITFGGSPLVPAVVESPYIIRVAIALLMVAASVEGESQIMNATPIRRAHPGFIENLRSVGAEVEWMADE
- a CDS encoding zinc ribbon domain-containing protein YjdM; this encodes MTAALTCPQCTLENVYPDGANHVCADCGFEWPLHAADAEEDDDVVVKDANGNVLVDGDSVVLIKDLKVKGSSIVLKVGTKVKSIRVVGGDHDIDCKVDGVSFSLKSEFLRKA
- the gstA gene encoding glutathione transferase GstA, with protein sequence MKLYYIPGACSLAPHIVMHELGLDVTLVKVDHKTHTTEDGRDFYELSPFGYVPVLALDDGDVLREGPAILQFLADLQPALRLTPDGGTRERLRLQEWLGFINSEIHKGFIPLLYAVAAGKYGVEHAKPKLEKRYAWIDAQLADRPYLMGDTYTVADAYLFALTQWGQAPWLASVYRADIHFDALSHLQAWYLRMRERPAVRLALAAEGLK